A stretch of Natronococcus sp. CG52 DNA encodes these proteins:
- a CDS encoding acyl-CoA mutase large subunit family protein: MFDSEELEEIREGHEEWHEEEVEPVLERFGERKETFTTDTGGQEVDRLYTPADVDDLDYREDLGYPGEPPYTRGVYSTGYRGRMWTMRQYAGFSTPADTNERYHYLLDQGQTGLSMAFDLPTQMGYDSDASMAAGEVGKAGVAIDSLSDMETVFDGIPLDEVSTSMTINAPASVLLAMYIAVGDKQGVDRKELRGTIQNDLLKEYIARNTYIYPPEPSMRIITDIFEFCAAETPKFNTISISGYHIREAGSTAAQELAFTLGNGIEYVEAAIEAGLDVDEFAPQLSFFFNGHNNIFEEVAKFRAARRMWHDIMEERFDAENPKSKQLKFHTQTAGSMLTAQQIENNVVRVAYQALAAVLGGTQSLHTNGKDEALALPTEESVRTALRTQQILAHESGAADTIDPLAGSYYVESLTDEVEEDAYEIIDEVDKRDGMLEAVEQQWVQRQIQDTAFDRQREIEEKERVIVGVNEFEVDEDPQMDVEEVTAEDERRQIDSLESTRAERDDEAVDETLEALRDAARGEENLMPYIVDAVKAYATVGEICNVMRDEFGEYQPGAV, encoded by the coding sequence ATGTTCGATTCCGAGGAACTCGAGGAGATCCGCGAGGGCCACGAAGAGTGGCACGAGGAAGAGGTCGAGCCGGTGCTCGAGCGGTTCGGTGAGCGCAAGGAAACGTTCACGACCGATACGGGAGGACAGGAGGTCGATCGCCTCTACACGCCGGCGGACGTCGACGACCTCGACTACCGGGAGGATCTCGGCTATCCGGGTGAGCCGCCGTACACGCGCGGCGTCTACTCGACGGGGTATCGAGGACGAATGTGGACGATGCGCCAGTACGCCGGGTTCTCGACGCCGGCGGACACCAACGAGCGCTATCACTACCTGCTCGACCAGGGCCAGACGGGACTCTCGATGGCCTTCGACCTGCCGACGCAGATGGGGTACGACTCCGACGCCAGCATGGCGGCCGGCGAGGTGGGAAAAGCCGGCGTCGCGATCGACTCGCTTTCGGACATGGAGACCGTCTTCGACGGCATCCCGCTCGACGAGGTCTCGACTTCGATGACGATCAACGCGCCCGCCTCCGTGCTGCTCGCGATGTACATCGCGGTCGGCGACAAGCAGGGCGTCGACCGCAAGGAACTTCGAGGGACGATTCAGAACGACCTCCTGAAGGAGTACATCGCTCGAAACACCTACATCTACCCGCCGGAGCCCTCGATGCGGATCATCACGGATATCTTCGAGTTCTGCGCCGCGGAGACGCCGAAGTTCAACACGATCTCGATCTCGGGCTACCACATCCGCGAGGCCGGTTCGACGGCCGCTCAGGAACTCGCCTTCACCCTCGGAAACGGCATCGAGTACGTCGAAGCGGCCATCGAGGCCGGACTGGACGTCGACGAGTTCGCCCCGCAGCTCTCCTTTTTCTTCAACGGGCACAACAACATTTTCGAGGAGGTCGCCAAGTTCCGCGCGGCCCGCCGGATGTGGCACGACATCATGGAGGAGCGCTTCGACGCGGAGAACCCCAAATCGAAACAGCTGAAGTTCCACACTCAGACTGCGGGTTCGATGCTGACCGCCCAGCAGATCGAGAACAACGTCGTCCGGGTGGCCTACCAGGCGCTCGCGGCGGTGCTCGGCGGCACGCAGAGTCTCCACACCAACGGGAAGGACGAGGCCCTCGCCCTCCCGACCGAGGAGTCCGTTCGAACCGCCCTTCGAACTCAGCAGATCCTCGCCCACGAATCCGGCGCGGCCGACACGATCGACCCGCTCGCGGGCAGCTACTACGTCGAATCGCTGACCGACGAAGTCGAGGAGGACGCCTACGAGATCATCGACGAGGTCGACAAACGCGACGGAATGCTCGAGGCCGTCGAGCAGCAGTGGGTCCAGCGCCAGATCCAGGACACCGCCTTCGACCGCCAGCGCGAGATCGAGGAGAAAGAGCGGGTCATCGTCGGCGTCAACGAGTTCGAGGTCGACGAGGACCCCCAGATGGACGTCGAGGAAGTCACCGCGGAGGACGAGCGTCGCCAGATCGATAGCCTCGAGTCGACTCGCGCGGAGCGCGACGACGAGGCCGTCGACGAGACGCTCGAGGCCCTGCGCGACGCCGCGCGGGGCGAGGAGAACCTCATGCCGTACATCGTCGACGCGGTGAAGGCCTACGCGACGGTCGGCGAGATCTGTAACGTCATGCGCGACGAGTTCGGTGAGTACCAGCCGGGAGCCGTCTGA